A part of Vibrio sp. B1FLJ16 genomic DNA contains:
- a CDS encoding DUF2061 domain-containing protein gives MKKTLTFAALHFTIAFSVAYLLTGDILIGSLIAMIEPSVNTVAFYFHEKAWANIPALKARQTMTKLKTASFATVHFSVAFTVVYLLTGDAFIGGVMAMLEPSLNTVAYYFHEKVWLRKSANQMSVPHFGLHRHA, from the coding sequence ATGAAAAAGACACTAACTTTCGCAGCCTTGCATTTTACTATCGCTTTTAGTGTCGCTTACCTGCTTACTGGCGACATTCTAATTGGTAGTTTAATTGCCATGATCGAACCTTCAGTAAATACGGTCGCTTTCTACTTTCATGAAAAAGCATGGGCAAACATTCCAGCGCTTAAAGCTCGCCAGACCATGACCAAGCTAAAAACAGCAAGCTTCGCAACCGTTCATTTTAGCGTTGCTTTCACTGTGGTTTATCTACTCACTGGTGACGCATTTATCGGTGGTGTAATGGCGATGCTTGAGCCAAGTCTGAACACTGTCGCTTACTACTTCCACGAGAAAGTTTGGTTACGTAAGTCAGCAAACCAAATGTCAGTACCTCATTTTGGATTGCATCGACACGCCTAA
- the rraB gene encoding ribonuclease E inhibitor RraB, which translates to MSHEDEYLSVEELIEIQKEDTRDIIAALLEDGSDPDSLYEIEHHLFAEDFATLEKAVVEAFKMGFEVLEAEETEDEDGNKLLCCDATMESALDAEAIDAQVEKLVHLAEKYDIIYDGWGTYYEGEDALYPDEDEDEE; encoded by the coding sequence ATGTCTCACGAAGATGAATATCTGTCAGTAGAAGAATTAATTGAGATTCAAAAAGAAGATACTCGCGATATCATCGCAGCATTGTTAGAGGATGGCAGCGATCCGGATTCATTGTATGAAATTGAGCACCACCTGTTTGCTGAAGATTTTGCTACGCTGGAAAAAGCGGTAGTTGAAGCATTTAAGATGGGCTTTGAAGTACTTGAAGCAGAAGAAACCGAAGATGAAGACGGCAATAAGCTACTTTGCTGTGATGCGACCATGGAGTCTGCGCTAGATGCTGAAGCGATTGATGCTCAGGTTGAAAAGCTGGTTCACCTTGCTGAAAAGTATGACATCATCTATGACGGTTGGGGTACCTATTACGAAGGCGAAGACGCGCTTTACCCTGACGAAGATGAAGACGAAGAGTAA